In Helianthus annuus cultivar XRQ/B chromosome 8, HanXRQr2.0-SUNRISE, whole genome shotgun sequence, a single genomic region encodes these proteins:
- the LOC110869978 gene encoding L10-interacting MYB domain-containing protein-like — translation METNDGRQQWTDEAVKCLLETCLEEIGRIGRNGQSLCRESWVIVGKKLKEQFHMDLTQKQIRNAFNTMKSKYIGWCYLRNKTGNLYNPETNMFTLTPQEWEDFKKGHPRAMSLKTRPLPHLDLHIVVFEGLSATGGNQWTSTQTSGVSSSPHVQTLQIQDGSFHNLENDDGDSHEQSFQNGDEVPTNNKAQTSNDNETRPNKKAKTSKTTITLDDLAKDMQQALKHIVKSMKDHQLTNAMRS, via the exons TTGAAGAAATAGGGAGGATAGGTAGAAATGGACAAAGCTTGTGCAGGGAGTCTTGGGTTATAGTAGGGAAGAAACTCAAGGAACAATTTCACATGGATTTGACTCAAAAGCAAATTAGAAATGCTTTTAATACTATGAAATCAAAATATATAGGATGGTGCTATTTGAGAAACAAGACTGGGAATCTATACAACCCAGAAACAAATATGTTCACTTTAACGCCTCAGGAATGGGAAGATTTTAAGAAG GGTCACCCGAGGGCAATGTCATTAAAAACACGCCCGTTGCCTCATCTTGACCTTCACATAGTTGTGTTTGAAGGGCTTAGTGCTACAGGTGGTAATCAATGGACATCTACTCAAACATCTGGAGTTTCATCATCCCCACATGTCCAAACACTTCAGATACAAGATGGTAGCTTTCATAATCTAGAAAATGATGATGGAGACTCTCATgaacaaagttttcaaaatggtgaTGAAGTTCCTACCAATAACAAGGCTCAAACATCTAATGATAATGAAACTAGGCCCAACAAAAAGGCTAAAACCTCTAAGACCACCATTACCCTAGATGATTTGGCTAAAGATATGCAACAAGCACTCAAGCATATTGTGAAAAGCATGAAGGACCATCAACTGACGAATGCTATGAGAAGTTGA